The following coding sequences are from one Ruminococcus flavefaciens AE3010 window:
- the rpoB gene encoding DNA-directed RNA polymerase subunit beta — MVNVTPKQLGKNVRMSFGKITEPLEMPNLIEVQKNSYKWFKEEGLREVFREMTAITDYNGNLVLNFKDYRFDDTPKYTLAECKSRGATYQVAMRATATLANKETGAVSESEIYMGDFPLMTDSGTFVINGAERVIVSQLVRSPGVYYSFTKDKTGKDLFSSQIIPNRGAWLEYEQDSNDVVYVRIDKNRKIPLTTFIRALGEEGTDDEIFETYGDDERLRQTILQKDQTKNRSDALIDVYKKLRPGEPPTVESAVSHLNNLFFEAKRYDLCRFGRYKYNKKLGIASRLSGRTLAQPIINEMTGEILADAGETLTYDKACEIEQAGVYSAFVNVEAKEYYTDERGETNIRMVEKTVKVIGNGMVDIKGYVDFDAEKYGINEKVSFSVLKDIMDNAADADELEETIKKKADELSPKYITLDDIRASISYFLNLCEGVGTVDDIDHLGNRRIRSVGELLQNQFRIGYTRMERGIRERMNLQTQDVNTLTPQTLINIRPISSAMKEFFCSSPLSQFMDQNNPLAELTHKRRLSALGPGGLSRDRAGFEVRDVHYSHYGRMCPIETPEGPNIGLISYLATFARINEYGFIEAPYRKVDKATGVVTDEVVYMTADMEDNFVVAQANEPITEDGKLARPRVNARFREQILECPRENVDYMDVSPKMVVSVATSMIPFLENDDANRALMGSNMQRQAVPLLKTERPFVGTGMEYKAAVDSGVCIVSDYDGKITYVDADKITMVDTDGVEHKYELIKFKRSNQGTCVNQRPIVTAGEEVKKGQVLADGPATADGEISLGKNALIGFMTWEGYNYEDAVLLNERLVREDVFTSVHIEEYEIECRDTKLGPEEITRDIPNVGDDALANLDENGIIRIGSEVNSGDILVGKVTPKGETELTAEERLLRAIFGEKAREVRDNSLKVPHGESGVIVDVKVFTRENCDELSAGVNMRVICYIAQKRKITVGDKMAGRHGNKGVVSRILPEEDMPFLPDGTPLDIVLNPLGVPSRMNIGQVLEVHLGMACKALGWHIMTPVFDGAHEDDIRECFKMANDHAIEHKDDMFELKAMDKVINPNALEFTEDCKFTLYDGRTGEKFDNRVTVGYMYYLKLHHLVDDKIHARSVGPYALVTQQPLGGKAQFGGQRFGEMEVWALEAYGAAYTLQEILTVKSDDTIGRVNTYEAIVKGQNVPTPGIPESFKVLIKEMQSLCLDVKVLDENQEEIDLTQNFDDEDPMPPRGSYDDEDTGDSSDFSESDLGDAGFGIEGEDEDGDPDLVDGFGDEFDEDEDEFGIGDDDDEDVLDLGDDDGDGYSFDDED, encoded by the coding sequence ATGGTGAATGTTACACCTAAGCAGCTGGGAAAGAATGTCAGAATGAGCTTCGGTAAGATTACCGAGCCTCTGGAGATGCCGAACCTTATCGAGGTGCAGAAGAACTCGTATAAGTGGTTCAAGGAAGAAGGTCTTCGCGAGGTATTCCGCGAAATGACTGCTATTACCGACTACAACGGCAATCTCGTCCTCAACTTCAAGGACTACCGCTTTGACGATACTCCCAAGTACACTCTCGCAGAATGTAAATCAAGAGGAGCTACCTATCAGGTCGCTATGAGAGCGACTGCGACCCTTGCAAACAAGGAAACTGGCGCTGTCAGCGAAAGTGAGATCTATATGGGTGACTTCCCCCTTATGACAGACAGCGGTACCTTCGTCATAAACGGTGCAGAGCGTGTTATCGTATCACAGCTCGTCCGTTCCCCCGGTGTTTACTACTCCTTCACCAAGGATAAGACGGGTAAAGACCTGTTCAGCTCACAGATAATCCCTAACCGCGGTGCGTGGCTGGAGTATGAGCAGGATTCAAACGACGTTGTTTACGTCCGCATAGATAAGAATAGAAAGATCCCGCTTACTACATTCATCAGAGCTCTCGGCGAAGAGGGTACTGACGACGAGATCTTTGAGACATACGGCGATGATGAGCGCCTCAGACAGACTATCCTCCAGAAGGATCAGACAAAGAACCGCTCAGACGCCCTCATAGATGTATACAAGAAGCTCCGCCCCGGCGAGCCTCCTACGGTCGAAAGTGCAGTAAGCCACCTCAACAACCTCTTCTTCGAGGCTAAGAGATATGACCTCTGCCGTTTCGGACGCTACAAGTATAACAAGAAGCTGGGCATAGCTTCACGTCTTTCGGGCAGAACTCTTGCACAGCCTATCATCAACGAGATGACAGGTGAGATACTCGCAGACGCAGGTGAAACTCTTACCTACGACAAGGCTTGCGAGATCGAGCAGGCAGGCGTTTACAGCGCATTCGTAAACGTTGAAGCCAAGGAATACTACACCGACGAACGCGGTGAGACAAATATCCGCATGGTGGAGAAGACTGTCAAGGTCATCGGCAACGGCATGGTAGATATCAAGGGCTACGTTGATTTCGACGCTGAGAAGTACGGCATCAACGAGAAGGTATCCTTCAGCGTCCTCAAGGATATCATGGACAATGCCGCTGACGCTGACGAGCTTGAGGAGACTATCAAGAAGAAGGCTGACGAGCTCTCACCAAAGTACATCACACTCGACGATATCAGAGCTTCTATCAGCTACTTCCTCAACCTCTGCGAGGGCGTTGGTACTGTTGACGATATCGACCATCTGGGCAACAGACGTATCCGTTCAGTCGGCGAGCTCCTCCAGAACCAGTTCCGTATCGGCTATACACGTATGGAGCGCGGTATCCGCGAGAGAATGAACCTCCAGACTCAGGACGTGAATACTCTCACTCCTCAGACCCTTATCAATATAAGACCTATATCTTCGGCTATGAAGGAGTTCTTCTGCTCCTCACCTCTGTCACAGTTCATGGATCAGAACAACCCTCTTGCCGAGCTTACTCATAAGAGACGTCTTTCAGCTCTCGGACCCGGAGGTCTTTCAAGAGACCGTGCAGGATTTGAGGTACGTGACGTTCACTACAGCCACTACGGAAGAATGTGTCCTATCGAGACTCCTGAAGGACCTAACATCGGACTTATCTCCTATCTGGCTACTTTCGCAAGAATAAACGAATACGGCTTCATCGAGGCTCCTTACAGAAAGGTAGACAAGGCTACAGGCGTCGTTACCGACGAGGTAGTTTACATGACTGCCGATATGGAGGACAACTTCGTTGTTGCTCAGGCAAACGAGCCTATCACTGAGGACGGAAAGCTTGCAAGACCCCGTGTAAACGCACGTTTCCGTGAGCAGATCCTTGAGTGCCCAAGAGAAAACGTTGACTACATGGACGTATCTCCTAAGATGGTCGTTTCAGTTGCTACCTCCATGATCCCGTTCCTCGAAAACGATGACGCGAACCGTGCTCTCATGGGCTCCAACATGCAGAGACAGGCTGTTCCGCTTCTCAAGACAGAGCGTCCCTTCGTTGGTACAGGTATGGAGTACAAGGCTGCCGTTGACTCGGGCGTATGCATTGTTTCCGACTACGACGGAAAGATCACTTATGTTGACGCTGACAAGATCACTATGGTGGATACCGACGGCGTTGAGCACAAGTACGAGCTCATCAAGTTCAAGCGTTCCAACCAGGGTACCTGCGTAAACCAGAGACCTATCGTCACAGCAGGCGAAGAGGTCAAGAAGGGTCAGGTACTTGCAGACGGTCCCGCTACAGCAGACGGAGAGATCTCCCTCGGTAAGAATGCCCTCATCGGCTTCATGACTTGGGAAGGCTACAACTACGAGGACGCTGTACTTCTTAACGAGAGACTTGTAAGAGAAGATGTATTTACATCTGTTCATATCGAAGAATATGAGATCGAGTGCCGTGATACAAAGCTCGGTCCCGAGGAAATAACAAGAGATATCCCCAATGTGGGTGATGACGCACTGGCTAACCTTGACGAGAACGGTATCATCCGTATCGGTTCGGAGGTCAATTCAGGCGATATCCTCGTTGGTAAGGTAACACCTAAGGGTGAGACAGAGCTTACCGCAGAGGAAAGACTTCTCCGCGCTATCTTCGGTGAGAAGGCAAGAGAAGTACGTGATAACTCCCTCAAGGTACCTCACGGTGAATCGGGCGTTATCGTTGATGTAAAGGTATTCACAAGAGAGAACTGCGACGAGCTCTCAGCAGGCGTAAATATGCGCGTTATCTGCTATATCGCTCAGAAGCGTAAGATCACTGTCGGCGATAAGATGGCCGGTAGACACGGTAACAAGGGTGTCGTTTCACGTATACTTCCCGAGGAGGATATGCCATTCCTTCCTGACGGTACACCTCTCGACATCGTGCTCAATCCTCTCGGCGTTCCTTCACGAATGAACATCGGACAGGTACTTGAAGTACATCTCGGTATGGCTTGTAAGGCTCTGGGCTGGCACATCATGACTCCTGTATTCGACGGCGCTCACGAGGACGATATCCGTGAGTGCTTCAAGATGGCAAACGACCACGCCATTGAGCATAAGGACGATATGTTCGAGCTCAAGGCTATGGATAAAGTTATCAACCCCAATGCTCTGGAATTCACAGAGGATTGTAAGTTTACCCTTTACGACGGACGTACAGGTGAAAAGTTCGATAACCGCGTAACGGTGGGCTATATGTACTACCTCAAGCTCCACCACCTCGTTGACGATAAGATACACGCTCGTTCAGTCGGTCCTTACGCACTGGTTACACAGCAGCCTCTTGGCGGTAAGGCACAGTTCGGCGGACAGCGTTTCGGAGAAATGGAAGTTTGGGCTCTTGAAGCTTACGGTGCAGCTTACACCCTTCAGGAGATCCTTACAGTCAAGTCTGATGATACTATCGGACGTGTCAATACCTACGAGGCTATCGTTAAGGGACAGAACGTTCCTACTCCGGGTATCCCCGAGTCCTTCAAGGTTCTTATCAAGGAAATGCAGTCACTTTGTCTCGACGTTAAGGTACTTGATGAAAATCAGGAGGAGATCGACCTCACTCAGAACTTCGACGACGAAGATCCAATGCCGCCCCGCGGATCCTACGATGATGAGGATACAGGCGACAGCTCAGACTTCAGTGAGAGCGATCTGGGCGATGCAGGCTTCGGTATCGAAGGCGAGGACGAGGACGGCGATCCTGATCTCGTTGACGGCTTCGGCGACGAGTTCGATGAAGATGAGGACGAATTCGGCATCGGTGATGATGACGATGAGGATGTTCTTGATCTTGGCGACGACGACGGTGACGGATACAGCTTCGATGACGAGGATTGA
- a CDS encoding TraB/GumN family protein: MRKRGFFAALMAALVALSAVSCNNELHVDESQKTSGVQDTTSAEGEKGTESAEKNTNANDLNSYITVKESKPALWKVTDPNNGNSLYMFGMVYFMTDNTLPLPDYVMDAYKNSDSVAVEFDMSNMTQDMESMQEFYSHMVYTDGTSITDHISEETYNKAKEYLSKYFFYNNMMDGYSASFWASQVNAVAVGNVRNILMETLDSRFVTMAKMENKKVISLADADSQLRAMDAGTDELSDFMISDTIRRAEDIGLFTKTLAEQYNQWARGDVEPLAEELYWLDRSSDLDDDYEDYLEATLYPKNEAITSKVEEFLAEGDKPFIIVNITSFAGEKSVDRALSAEGYKVERVD; this comes from the coding sequence ATGAGGAAAAGAGGGTTCTTTGCCGCTCTTATGGCGGCACTGGTTGCTTTGAGCGCTGTTTCCTGCAATAATGAGCTCCATGTCGATGAAAGCCAGAAGACATCGGGCGTGCAGGATACAACTTCGGCAGAAGGGGAAAAGGGAACTGAGTCGGCTGAAAAAAATACAAATGCCAACGATCTTAACTCATATATCACAGTAAAGGAGTCAAAACCTGCACTGTGGAAGGTAACAGACCCCAATAACGGCAATTCACTTTATATGTTCGGGATGGTTTACTTCATGACCGATAATACACTGCCCCTGCCCGACTATGTTATGGACGCCTATAAAAACAGTGATTCCGTAGCAGTCGAGTTCGACATGAGCAACATGACTCAGGATATGGAAAGCATGCAGGAATTCTACAGTCATATGGTCTATACCGATGGTACCAGCATAACCGATCATATCTCCGAAGAGACCTATAATAAGGCAAAGGAGTATCTGTCAAAGTATTTCTTCTACAATAATATGATGGACGGCTATTCCGCAAGCTTCTGGGCTTCGCAGGTAAATGCAGTAGCTGTGGGAAATGTTAGGAATATTCTCATGGAGACGCTTGATTCGAGATTTGTCACTATGGCAAAAATGGAGAACAAAAAGGTGATAAGCCTTGCTGATGCAGATTCTCAGCTGAGAGCTATGGACGCAGGTACCGACGAGCTGTCTGATTTTATGATAAGCGATACTATCAGACGTGCAGAGGATATAGGCTTATTCACAAAAACTCTTGCCGAGCAGTACAACCAATGGGCAAGAGGTGACGTCGAGCCTCTTGCCGAGGAGCTCTACTGGCTCGACCGTTCGTCTGATCTTGACGACGACTACGAAGACTATCTTGAAGCTACTCTTTACCCCAAGAATGAGGCGATAACCTCTAAGGTGGAGGAGTTCCTTGCAGAGGGTGACAAGCCCTTTATCATCGTGAATATCACAAGCTTTGCGGGAGAAAAGAGCGTTGACCGTGCCCTTTCAGCTGAGGGCTACAAGGTCGAAAGAGTGGACTGA
- a CDS encoding FadR/GntR family transcriptional regulator, with translation MGNSEYRKTIDYILDLIRSGMLQVGDKLPTERSISEKLGISRNTVREALRGLEILGIVNGKQGSGNYLTDNISDSIASAMDIMLLMNRTSKEEICSFRRSMEKTVCSYLVAKGCSSENKLKIVAALNRLKDSEGTEEQTVADRDFHYSLIYATENSFWITFMNAVSEVYMRWIDDFLTTADHDVRMRLQDAHEKIVQGIITGDIEFCFRAIDTHYNIIDESFG, from the coding sequence ATGGGAAACAGTGAATACCGCAAGACTATTGATTATATACTCGACCTTATCAGAAGCGGAATGCTGCAGGTAGGGGACAAGCTTCCGACGGAGCGCAGTATATCGGAAAAGCTCGGCATAAGCCGAAATACTGTCCGTGAGGCGCTCAGGGGACTTGAGATACTTGGTATAGTCAATGGAAAACAAGGCTCGGGAAATTATCTTACGGATAATATCTCTGATTCTATCGCCTCTGCGATGGATATCATGCTTCTGATGAACAGGACTTCAAAAGAAGAGATATGTTCTTTCAGAAGAAGCATGGAAAAGACCGTGTGCAGCTACCTTGTTGCAAAGGGCTGCAGCTCGGAAAACAAGCTTAAGATCGTTGCTGCTCTCAACAGGCTCAAGGATTCCGAGGGCACTGAGGAGCAGACTGTGGCAGACAGGGATTTCCACTATTCGCTTATTTACGCTACGGAAAACAGCTTCTGGATAACCTTCATGAATGCTGTATCAGAGGTGTATATGCGCTGGATAGATGATTTTCTCACAACTGCCGACCACGATGTGCGCATGAGACTTCAGGATGCCCATGAGAAAATAGTACAGGGCATCATTACGGGTGATATCGAATTCTGCTTCCGCGCCATCGATACACACTATAATATAATAGACGAGAGCTTCGGCTAA
- a CDS encoding PPK2 family polyphosphate kinase — translation MKADKYIIAENKKTDIRKLPTNSKEDNVEKEDIIAKYEANKQELIALQDKFYADGREGLIVVIQALDASGKDSAIKYVFSGMNPMGVKVHYYKAPTADELAHDYLWRIHNNIPRRGEIAVFNRSHYEDLVTVQAEEIWKNYHMSDRVLDDTKKKFFGKRYEQVNNFEEYLYENSYRMVKIFLHVSKEEQTGQLLERIELPEKNWKFRANDLKVRDKYDAYLKCFNDVINETSTKHSPWYVLPGDQRWYTRYLITEILLSELKACKPEYPALPPEEAEKLPQCRQILADAMAEYESAKDEKKPDEPKKKSKKKSKK, via the coding sequence ATGAAAGCCGATAAATATATCATAGCAGAAAACAAGAAAACAGACATCAGAAAGCTTCCTACCAACAGCAAGGAAGACAACGTTGAAAAAGAAGATATAATTGCTAAATACGAGGCTAACAAGCAGGAGCTCATTGCCCTGCAGGATAAGTTCTACGCTGACGGCAGAGAGGGACTTATCGTTGTTATACAGGCTCTTGACGCCTCCGGTAAGGACTCGGCTATAAAATACGTTTTCAGCGGAATGAATCCCATGGGCGTAAAGGTGCATTATTACAAAGCTCCTACCGCAGACGAGCTTGCTCATGACTATCTCTGGCGTATCCACAATAATATACCTCGCAGGGGAGAGATAGCGGTTTTCAACCGCAGCCACTATGAGGACCTCGTTACCGTGCAGGCTGAGGAGATATGGAAGAATTACCATATGTCCGACCGTGTTCTTGACGATACAAAGAAGAAATTCTTCGGAAAGCGCTATGAGCAGGTGAACAACTTCGAGGAGTACCTCTATGAGAACAGCTACCGCATGGTCAAGATATTCCTTCATGTTTCAAAGGAAGAGCAGACAGGTCAGCTTCTTGAGCGTATCGAGCTTCCCGAAAAAAACTGGAAATTCCGTGCAAACGACCTTAAAGTCCGCGACAAGTATGACGCATACCTCAAATGCTTCAATGATGTTATCAATGAGACCTCAACCAAGCACAGTCCGTGGTATGTTCTGCCGGGAGACCAGAGGTGGTACACCAGATATCTCATTACCGAGATACTTCTCAGTGAGCTGAAAGCCTGCAAGCCCGAATATCCTGCACTTCCGCCCGAGGAAGCCGAAAAGCTCCCTCAGTGCAGACAGATACTTGCGGACGCTATGGCTGAGTATGAAAGCGCAAAGGATGAAAAGAAGCCGGACGAGCCGAAGAAAAAGTCCAAAAAGAAGTCGAAAAAGTAA
- a CDS encoding DUF4003 family protein, whose translation MKELLETLCDKFLLNLGLFTDFCPLERDILYPVCANVMCTADTEFDLEKYRNSMALIKENSKMLSSFRSTIRPLIASWLSVSGDPRGGMERCLECYDILRKYFTNSEHLALMAVMLQRITDKSNAEDYIKRGRQIYDRMKKEHRILTTKEDVAFAIMLAFSEKSDDELIEDMEESYKLLKHSADKNSIQTVSHVLAMAGGKPEEKCAKFMELYDSMIKKGRKYGKHYELAMLAALAMTKFDSGEILSDISDVENFLSEHNTIADLSEFGRSEPVSHAFMLLTTAYASDENVGDRNERRALLAARQAALYSVMVYSMMTVAPVVPE comes from the coding sequence ATGAAAGAGCTGCTTGAAACTCTGTGTGATAAGTTTCTGCTCAATCTGGGGCTGTTTACCGATTTCTGCCCTCTGGAGAGGGATATCCTTTATCCTGTATGTGCAAATGTTATGTGCACTGCGGACACGGAGTTCGACCTTGAAAAATACAGGAACAGCATGGCTCTTATAAAGGAAAACAGCAAGATGCTGTCAAGCTTCCGCAGTACCATAAGACCGCTGATAGCGTCGTGGCTCTCTGTAAGCGGCGACCCGCGGGGCGGCATGGAGAGATGTCTTGAATGCTACGATATCCTCAGGAAGTACTTTACCAATTCCGAGCACCTTGCTCTTATGGCGGTAATGCTCCAGAGGATAACGGACAAGAGCAATGCGGAGGACTACATAAAGCGCGGCAGGCAGATCTACGACCGCATGAAAAAGGAGCACCGTATCCTCACCACCAAGGAAGACGTGGCTTTTGCCATAATGCTGGCTTTTTCGGAGAAGTCCGACGACGAGCTCATCGAGGATATGGAGGAGAGCTACAAGCTTCTGAAACACAGCGCCGATAAGAACAGTATACAGACTGTGTCACATGTGCTGGCTATGGCGGGCGGAAAGCCTGAGGAAAAGTGCGCCAAGTTCATGGAGCTTTATGACAGTATGATCAAAAAGGGACGCAAATACGGCAAGCATTATGAGCTTGCAATGCTGGCAGCACTGGCTATGACAAAGTTTGACAGTGGGGAGATACTCAGCGATATAAGCGACGTTGAGAATTTCCTTTCCGAGCATAATACCATTGCCGATTTATCCGAGTTCGGCAGGAGCGAGCCCGTTAGCCATGCGTTCATGCTGCTGACCACAGCCTATGCCAGCGATGAGAACGTGGGCGACCGAAATGAAAGACGAGCGCTCCTTGCAGCAAGACAGGCTGCACTGTACTCGGTAATGGTATACAGCATGATGACCGTTGCCCCTGTTGTGCCCGAATAG
- a CDS encoding dockerin type I repeat-containing protein encodes MIFKSSKQFITGTIAAALCVTAVSLNFSPNLSSYATSDQDEQYYIDGYHYEFYNMSQIGECSFEPDYEGGYSASWNGIEKCNFYKGLTFEEVPKSPESVVINYDMDFEPEIDEKSPEGGSRVEAYGCLTPQSMLYNIEYSIVDYQCNFNGKNFAEASEMQSIGSYEVNGLVYDLYCKKAPKNMFSPDAGTVKYLSVRRYNGIGSGACVTLRSSIDVTKHIEEWNKLGMEESAVCSVVLDVNAWKSCGKATLNSCEINIVEKEREAFPEDGYFYNADQKNPVADYEMTSLGGGGFSASWEPLSNTTFKKGKNFNEDPVDFTEEDCIIADYDLSCSSSGGNACDVAIHGWIDDYAGDMWKDEFNIVLARKNNDFPVNYKKIIDMQNVVELGTVNDNGRIFKLYRSIPLHFQGYGNANEQPPYARYTYWSVVENYDMGTAENAKLTGSVDIRKHLDAYMEAAAKVEKVDYLYEVSLNVSTMNLGTDSLSGSAKVNKFDLYVGSDMGRNNKVSFYSWSDAESGAYNMTPNGSGGFTSEWNESDDYKSFVKKLETTSNISMEKFSVDYDADLEIEADNDTEWALCASCKSGQSNLEYYVFEAYGENCVVNDNTLPYTFLKDHAVLKRNTAIINGAKYDLFYLRYKVGNGGIGGYDIYRCVSIKCDAAVKKGEAIHVSGSVNWAKHIMAWDSVGFPTTAIDRCEVFFETNSPKGSFSLNTCTFNINAKEAPHQLYSGVSGDLNMDGAVDAFDIIACRKAIISEDYSGYDVKAGDLNGNDRLDVGDLILLKKFVLGIGNE; translated from the coding sequence ATGATTTTTAAAAGCTCTAAGCAGTTCATAACGGGAACGATAGCAGCAGCCCTGTGCGTTACGGCTGTGTCGCTGAACTTCTCGCCCAATCTCAGTTCTTATGCTACTTCCGACCAAGATGAACAATACTATATTGACGGCTACCACTATGAGTTTTATAACATGAGCCAAATCGGAGAATGCTCCTTTGAACCCGACTACGAGGGCGGTTACAGCGCAAGCTGGAACGGCATCGAGAAATGTAATTTCTACAAGGGTCTCACATTCGAGGAGGTACCGAAATCCCCTGAAAGTGTCGTAATAAACTACGACATGGATTTCGAGCCTGAAATTGACGAGAAATCGCCCGAGGGCGGTTCCCGTGTGGAGGCGTATGGCTGCCTCACCCCACAGAGTATGCTGTATAACATCGAATACTCTATCGTGGATTATCAGTGCAATTTCAACGGCAAAAACTTTGCCGAAGCTTCGGAGATGCAGAGTATCGGAAGCTATGAGGTTAATGGTCTCGTTTATGACCTCTATTGCAAGAAAGCTCCGAAAAACATGTTTTCTCCCGATGCGGGCACAGTAAAGTATCTGAGCGTGCGCCGCTACAACGGCATCGGAAGCGGTGCCTGCGTAACGCTGAGAAGCTCTATCGATGTTACGAAGCATATCGAGGAATGGAACAAGCTGGGTATGGAGGAAAGTGCCGTATGCAGCGTTGTGCTCGATGTTAATGCGTGGAAATCCTGCGGCAAGGCGACGCTTAACAGCTGCGAGATAAATATTGTGGAAAAGGAAAGGGAAGCTTTCCCCGAGGACGGTTATTTTTATAATGCGGACCAGAAGAATCCTGTGGCGGATTATGAGATGACCTCCCTCGGCGGAGGCGGTTTCTCAGCAAGCTGGGAACCACTTTCAAATACAACATTCAAAAAGGGAAAGAACTTTAATGAGGATCCTGTGGACTTTACCGAGGAGGACTGCATTATTGCCGATTACGACCTGAGTTGTTCTTCTTCGGGCGGCAACGCCTGCGATGTTGCAATTCACGGCTGGATCGATGATTATGCAGGCGACATGTGGAAGGACGAGTTCAATATTGTTCTTGCAAGAAAGAACAATGATTTCCCTGTGAATTACAAAAAGATCATTGACATGCAGAACGTGGTAGAGCTTGGCACTGTCAATGACAACGGAAGAATATTCAAGCTTTACCGTTCTATACCGCTCCATTTCCAGGGCTACGGAAATGCCAACGAGCAGCCGCCCTATGCAAGATATACCTACTGGAGCGTTGTCGAGAACTACGATATGGGCACTGCCGAAAATGCAAAGCTCACAGGCAGCGTAGACATCAGGAAGCACCTCGATGCTTATATGGAAGCTGCTGCAAAGGTGGAGAAGGTGGACTACCTTTATGAGGTATCCCTTAACGTTTCCACTATGAATCTGGGTACTGATTCGCTGAGCGGAAGTGCTAAGGTCAACAAGTTCGACCTATATGTGGGCAGTGACATGGGCAGAAACAATAAGGTCTCCTTCTACAGCTGGAGCGATGCTGAGAGCGGAGCTTACAATATGACTCCCAACGGCTCGGGCGGATTCACCTCTGAGTGGAACGAGAGCGACGATTACAAGTCCTTTGTCAAGAAGCTGGAGACCACCTCAAATATCAGCATGGAAAAGTTCTCGGTGGACTATGACGCCGATCTTGAGATCGAAGCCGATAATGATACCGAGTGGGCTCTGTGCGCAAGCTGCAAATCAGGACAGTCCAATCTGGAATATTATGTATTTGAGGCTTACGGTGAGAATTGTGTGGTAAATGACAATACACTGCCCTATACGTTCCTGAAAGACCATGCTGTACTGAAAAGGAATACCGCTATCATCAACGGCGCAAAGTATGATCTATTCTATCTGCGCTACAAGGTTGGAAACGGCGGCATCGGCGGCTATGATATTTACCGCTGTGTAAGCATCAAGTGTGACGCTGCTGTCAAGAAGGGCGAAGCTATCCATGTGAGCGGAAGCGTTAACTGGGCTAAGCATATCATGGCTTGGGACAGCGTAGGCTTCCCGACGACCGCTATCGACCGCTGCGAGGTATTCTTTGAGACAAACAGCCCCAAGGGCTCATTCAGCCTCAATACATGCACATTCAATATCAATGCAAAGGAAGCTCCCCACCAGCTTTACAGCGGTGTGTCAGGCGACCTGAACATGGACGGCGCAGTAGATGCTTTTGATATCATCGCATGCAGAAAAGCTATCATCAGCGAGGACTACAGCGGATATGACGTCAAGGCAGGCGACCTGAACGGAAACGACAGGCTCGATGTGGGCGACCTCATTCTGCTGAAGAAATTCGTCCTCGGTATTGGAAACGAATGA
- a CDS encoding response regulator transcription factor → MDKILLVEDDLDICEVICNYFETKGTSVNAVNSGGEAFDLIRNGLEGYDLVLLDIMLPETDGFTLCRQLRMRSDIPVIFITARGREEDILSGYDLGCDDYIVKPFLLSVLYSKCEALVRRASGTAENTVITCGGISLDTRTLRCFADGAEIELPPKEFAILRYLLEHENWVVTRDTLLDKVWGYDYFGSDRVVDNHIKKLRKALGSAGPQIKTLVGRGYKLTKE, encoded by the coding sequence ATGGATAAGATTCTTCTCGTAGAGGACGACCTCGACATCTGTGAGGTCATATGCAACTACTTTGAAACTAAAGGAACATCGGTCAATGCAGTCAACAGCGGCGGCGAAGCCTTCGACCTTATAAGGAACGGTCTTGAGGGCTACGATCTGGTGCTGCTGGATATAATGCTGCCCGAGACCGACGGCTTCACCCTGTGCAGACAGCTGCGCATGAGAAGCGATATCCCCGTTATATTCATCACCGCCCGCGGTCGCGAGGAGGATATCCTCAGCGGCTACGATCTGGGCTGCGACGACTATATCGTAAAGCCCTTTCTGCTCTCGGTGCTCTACAGCAAGTGTGAAGCCCTTGTGCGACGCGCATCGGGCACCGCTGAAAATACTGTTATCACCTGCGGCGGCATAAGCCTTGATACCCGAACTCTCCGCTGCTTTGCAGACGGTGCGGAAATAGAGCTCCCGCCAAAGGAGTTCGCTATCCTGCGCTATCTTTTAGAGCATGAGAACTGGGTAGTCACCCGCGACACTCTCCTTGACAAGGTGTGGGGCTATGACTACTTCGGCAGCGACCGCGTAGTGGATAATCACATAAAGAAACTGAGAAAAGCCCTCGGCAGCGCAGGTCCACAGATAAAGACTCTTGTGGGACGGGGGTATAAGCTGACAAAGGAGTGA